The Blattabacterium cuenoti sequence TTCCAGACTATGCGGATTATGTTGGAAAATGGAATTTATTGAATATTGGATGGAAAGATCAATATATAAATAATTTTCCTGTAAAAAACTTTTATCTAGATAAAAAATGTATCCGTTCTATATATAAAAAAAGAAAAAAATTTTCTCATAAAGGAAATTATGGTCATGGACTTCTTATTGGAGGGCATTATGGAATGATTGGATCTATGGTACTTTCTGCAAAAGGGAGTTTTCGAATTGGAATAGGAAAATTAAGTGTATATGTTCCACGTTGTGGATATTCAATCATACAAAACATTATTCCGGAAGCAATAGTCAATACAGATTTAAGAGATAATTTTATAAGTCATATTCCTAACGATTTTCCTGTTAATGCTATAGGAATAGGAATGGGAATGGGAAAAAATCCTATAACCGCATATGCTTTAGAATCTTTCTTTCTTAATAATAACAAAAAGGAAATTCCTATAGTCATAGATGCCGATGCTATAAATATCCTATCCGATAAATTAAACATATTAAATTTGATTCCTAAAAATACTATTCTTACTCCACATCCCAAGGAATTTCATAGATTAAATGGTCCATGGAAAAATGATTATCAAAAATTGGATAATTTAAAAAAATTAGCCCATAAACATACTTTTTACATTGTATTAAAAGGAGCACATACAGTCATTGCTACTCCAAATGGAGACCTATATTTTAATAGTACCGGAAATCCAGGAATGTCCACCGCAGGTAGTGGAGATGTTCTTACCGGAATGATTACAGGTTTATTGGCTCAAGGATACTCTCCAAAAGAATCTTGTCTTATGGGTGTCTATTTACATGGATTATCCGGAGATTTAGCTTCTATAGAATTAAATGAAGAATCTATAATAGCTGGAGACATTCTAAATTATATAGGAAAATCTTATCAAGAGATAAAAAAGTAATATTTACGTTATTTTACGATATATTATTGTATATATAAAAATTATTATAGAAGTAATAATACTAATTTTAGCAAGATAATCTCCATATTTTATATAAAAAGTTTTTTTTCTATTCAGACGAATTTTTGAGGATAATACACCTTCCATTCCATAAGGAATGGAAGAAAGGATTTGTCCTTTTTCATCAATGATACAAGACACTCCTGTATTGGCAGACCTAGCGATATATTTTCTATTTTCAATTGCTCTAAGACGTGCATAATACAGGTGTTGCTTATAACCTTGTGAAACCCCCCACCAACCATCATTAGTAATGATGATCATAAATTCTGCATTTTTTTTGAAAAATTCAGAAACATATTCTCCAAATATAGATTCATAGCAAATAATAGGAGCAACCTTGATTCCTAAATCAGGATGCATAAACACAATAGGATCCTTCTGTTTCCCATGTTCCATTACAGAACCTCCAAAATTAAGCAAGATATTTCCTAATATGGGAAAAAGAATTTTTTTGTAAGGAAAAGTTTCTACAGCTGGAACCAATTTAGATTTGTGATGAATCTCAATATTTTCATTAGATATTCCGATTTGTATTACAGAATTGAATATATCCAACCATTGGATCATTTTTTCCTTTTCCATAAAAATTGGAGTAGATGTTTTACTAATATTTTCCTTATTATAGTATAAAGTATATAATTCTATACCTGTAATAAATACAGTTTTTGGATATTTTTTTTTTAGATGATTTCTAAATGTAGAAATTAAGCTATCTTTAGTTAGATGATCCATGTAAATTTTATGACCATATCCGGGCAATACCGTTTCAGGGGCTATAATAAAAGTTTTCTTCCCAGAAAGAATTTTCTTGTCGATCAATTTTTTCAATTTTATGATCAATTTGTCCGTTGAAATTTTATATTTTTGGTGATATGGATCAATATTTGGTTGTAAAATAAAAACATCTGCAGTTTCCTCTTTTCCTTTCCATTCCTCACATTTTAAATATAAATAGTTTGAAATCAAAATAAGTAAAAATATTTTTCCTATATTAATAAAGATATTTTTATATAAAGTGAGTTTATTATTATCTTTTTGATATTTAGTAATGGATTTTATGAATCCTATATTGACACACCATATCCATAGAGTCCCTCCTAAAATTCCCGTATATTCATACCATTGAATCCATTCTGGATGATTAGAAAAACCATTTCCTAGATTTAACCAAGGCCAAGAAAGCTCCCATTCTAAATGCATTTTTTCAAACGAAATCCATATACAAACTAAAAATAGATATCCTATATTTGG is a genomic window containing:
- a CDS encoding NAD(P)H-hydrate dehydratase → MKILSLNQIKKIDQYCIDNEDISSIELMERAAKSCFYWIMNHFQTLHKVIVLAGNGKNGGDGLALTRMLSQHGVEITVYILYISNHLSPEFIINKNKIFKYGIELKKINEGDPFPFFNRNSILIDAIFGIGLNRSINKYWKSFFHFINDKKFTSVISIDVPSGIFMEKNREDEDLEVIIKADHTLTFQVPKLPFFFPDYADYVGKWNLLNIGWKDQYINNFPVKNFYLDKKCIRSIYKKRKKFSHKGNYGHGLLIGGHYGMIGSMVLSAKGSFRIGIGKLSVYVPRCGYSIIQNIIPEAIVNTDLRDNFISHIPNDFPVNAIGIGMGMGKNPITAYALESFFLNNNKKEIPIVIDADAINILSDKLNILNLIPKNTILTPHPKEFHRLNGPWKNDYQKLDNLKKLAHKHTFYIVLKGAHTVIATPNGDLYFNSTGNPGMSTAGSGDVLTGMITGLLAQGYSPKESCLMGVYLHGLSGDLASIELNEESIIAGDILNYIGKSYQEIKK
- the lnt gene encoding apolipoprotein N-acyltransferase → MNCIVSSVSFTNNKKIQFFFCSILSGILLGLGWPTYGNPLCLFIAFVPLLYIEEYLSPYSSKKIFLWSFITFFTWNALSTWWLSYAKRPNGDFAIIEAYLTPVILNAFFMSMAFAIYSYIKKNVEDPNIGYLFLVCIWISFEKMHLEWELSWPWLNLGNGFSNHPEWIQWYEYTGILGGTLWIWCVNIGFIKSITKYQKDNNKLTLYKNIFINIGKIFLLILISNYLYLKCEEWKGKEETADVFILQPNIDPYHQKYKISTDKLIIKLKKLIDKKILSGKKTFIIAPETVLPGYGHKIYMDHLTKDSLISTFRNHLKKKYPKTVFITGIELYTLYYNKENISKTSTPIFMEKEKMIQWLDIFNSVIQIGISNENIEIHHKSKLVPAVETFPYKKILFPILGNILLNFGGSVMEHGKQKDPIVFMHPDLGIKVAPIICYESIFGEYVSEFFKKNAEFMIIITNDGWWGVSQGYKQHLYYARLRAIENRKYIARSANTGVSCIIDEKGQILSSIPYGMEGVLSSKIRLNRKKTFYIKYGDYLAKISIITSIIIFIYTIIYRKIT